The region ACCACCGGCAACGTGGTGCTGCGCGCGCTGTTCCCGAACCCGAAAGGCGAGTTGCTGCCAGGCATGTTCGTGCGTGCCCAGCTGGAAACGGGTATCGATGACAAAGCCATCACCGTGCCGCAAGTGGGCGTCTCGCGCAACCAGAAGGGCGAAGCCACCGCCATGGTCCTGAACAAGGAAAACAAGGTCGAGCAGCGCATCATCACCACCAACGGCACCTCCGGCACCAGCTGGATCGTGACGTCCGGCCTGGCCGCCGGCGACCGCGTGATCGTGGAAGGCTTGCAGAAAATCAAGCCGGGCGCGCCTGCCGTCGCCGTGCCTGCCGCTGCGCCTGCCGCCGCCGGTGGCGCACCAGCCGCACCGGGTGCAGCACCAGCCGCGTCAGCACCAGCCGCCAGCGCCCAATAATTCAGGAGAATATTAATGGCCCGTTTTTTCATTGACCGCCCGATTTTTGCCTGGGTGGTCGCGATCGTGATCATGCTTGCCGGCATAATCTCGATCCTCAGTTTGCCGATTGCGCAGTATCCAAGCATCGCCCCGCCGTCGATTTCGATCAGCGGCTCCTACCCTGGCGCCTCGGCCAAAACGGTGGAAGACGCCGTGACCCAGGTCATCGAACAAAAGATGAAGGGCATCGATGGCTTGCGCTACATGTCCTCGTCCAGCGATTCGACCGGTGGCATCAGCATCACGCTGACGTTTACCAACGGCACCAATCCCGACATCGCCCAGGTGCAGGTACAGAACAAGCTGCAACTGGCCACGCCGCTGCTGCCGACCGCTGTCACCCAGCAGGGCCTGGTGGTGGCCAAGGCCACCAAAAACTTCATGATCGTGTTCGGCTTCATCTCCGAAGACGGCAGCATGAACCAGACCGACTTGAGCGACTACGTGGCCGCCAACGTGGTCGACCCATTGAGCCGCGTGCCCGGTGTCGGCGACGTGACCCTGTTCGGTTCGCAGTATGCGATGCGCATCTGGCTCGATCCGGCCAAGCTGCAAAGCTTCCAGCTGACCCCGGCCGACGTCATCACCTCGATCCAGGCGCAGAATGCCGAAGTATCGGCCGGTGAACTGGGCGGCGCGCCAGCTGTTGCTGGCCAGCAGCTGAACGCCACCGTCTCGGCCCAAAGCCGCTTGCAGACCGCCGAGCAGTTCGGCGCGATCCTGCTGAAAACCACCACCAGCGGCGCGCAAGTGACGTTGAAAGACGTGGCGCGCATGGAGCTGGGCCGCGAGAACTACAACACGGTCGCCCGCTACAACGGCAATGCCGCCACCGGTATCGCCATCAAGCTGGCCACCGGCGCCAACGCGCTCGATACCGCCACCGCCGTCAAGGCCATGGTCGATACCCTGGGCAAGCAGTTCCCGGCCGGCATGAAAGCCGTGGTCGCGTTCGACACCACGCCATTCGTCAAGCTGTCGATCGAAGAAGTGGTGAAAACCCTGGTCGAAGCGGTGGTGCTGGTATTCCTGGTGATGTATCTGTTCCTGCAGAACTTCCGCGCCACCCTGATCCCGACCATGGCCGTGCCGGTCGTGCTGCTCGGTACCTTCGGCATCCTGAACGCCTTCGGTTATTCGATCAATACCCTGACCATGTTCGCCATGGTGCTGGCGATCGGCCTCCTGGTCGATGACGCCATCGTGGTGGTGGAAAACGTCGAGCGGGTGATGAGCGAAGAGGGCTTGTCGCCGCTGGAAGCGACGCGCAAGTCGATGACGCAGATTACCGGCGCGCTGGTCGGTATCGCCATGGTGCTGTCGGCCGTGTTCGTGCCGATGGCCTTCTTTGCCGGTTCGACCGGCGTGATCTACCGCCAGTTCTCCATCACGATCGTGTCGTCGATGGTGCTGTCGGTGATCGTCGCGATGGTATTTACGCCGGCGCTGTGTGCCACCATCCTGAAACCGGTTGAAAAAGGCCATCACGCCACCAACAAGGGTTTCTTCGGCTGGTTCAACCGCAGTTTCGACCGCAGCAGCGAAAAATACCAGGGCTTCGTGGGCAGCATGATCACCCACCGCCTGCGTTCGATGCTGATGTATGCCGTGCTGCTGGTGGCGCTGGTGCTGGTGTTCATGCGCCTGCCGACCTCCTTCCTGCCGGAAGAAGACCAGGGCATCCTGTTCACCCAGATCCAGCTGCCGACCGGTGCCACGCAAGAGCGTACGCTGGGCGTCATCAAGCAGGTCGAAAAGCATTTCATGACGAATGAAAAAGCCACCGTCGCTTCCGTGTTTGCGGTGGCCGGCTTCAGCTTCGGCGGCAATGGCCAGAACACCGGTATCGCCTTCGTGCGCCTGAAAGACTGGTCCGAACGCAAGGCCGGCGACGCCAAGGCTTCCGCCGTGGCGGGCCGCGCCATGGGCGCTCTGCTGCAGCTGAAAGACGCGATGGTGTTTACGTTTGCCCCGCCAGCCGTGCTGGAACTGGGTAACGCCACCGGTTTCGACATGCAGCTGCAAGACACGGGCGGCGTGGGACACGACGCCCTGATGGCGGCGCGTAACCAGCTGCTGGGCATGGCCGCGCAAAATCCGATCATGGTCGGCGTGCGTCCGAACGGCCAGGAAGATACGCCGCAGTACAAGATCGACATCGACCAGCAGAAAGCGACGTCGCTGGGCCTGAAGATCGACGAGATCAACCGCGTGCTGAGCGTCGGCTGGGGTAGTGCGTATGTGAATGACTTCATCGACCGCGGCCGCGTCAAGAAGGTCTACATGCAGGGCGAAGCCAATTCGCGCATGCTGCCGGAAGACCTGAACAAGTGGTATGTGCGCAATACCGCCGGCGAAATGGTGCCGTTCTCGGCCTTTGCCACCGGCAAGTGGATCTATGCTTCGCCACGCCTGGAACGCTACAACGGCCTGCCATCGATGGAAATCCTCGGTACGCCGGCGCCTGGCCAAAGCACCGGCGCGGCCATGAATGCGATGGAAGAAATGGTCGCCAAGCTGCCGCCTGGCATCGGCCTGTCGTGGACCGGCACCTCGCTCGAAGAGCGCGAGTCCGGCTCGCAAACGCCGCAGCTGTACGCCATTTCGCTGCTGATCGTGTTCCTGTGCCTGGCCGCGCTGTATGAAAGCTGGTCGATTCCGTTCTCGGTGCTGCTGGTGGTGCCACTGGGCGTGATCGGTACCGTGCTCGGCACGTGGCTGTTCGGCCTGTCGAACGACGTCTACTTCCAGGTGGGCTTGCTGACGGTGGTGGGCTTGTCGGCGAAGAACGCGATTCTGATCGTCGAGTTTGCCAAGGAAATGCAGGAATCGGGCATGTCGCTGCTGGATGCGACCCTGCACGCGGTGCGCCTGCGCCTGCGTCCTATCTTGATGACCTCGATCGCTTTCGGCCTGGGTGTGTTGCCACTGGCAATTTCCAGCGGCGCCGGTTCGGGCAGCCAGAACGCCATCGGTATCGGCGTGCTGGGCGGGATGCTGTCGGCCACCTTCCTCGGTATCTTCTTCGTGCCGGTGTTCTTCGTGCTGGTGCGCGGCTTCTTCTCGAAGTCCGACGACAAGACCACGCCAAGCACCCCGGCGACGGCGCCAGCCGTCACGCTTTCCAAGGATGCACATTAATATGAAAAAAACGCTACTTTCCATGGCGGCGCTGGCCTTGCTGGCCGGCTGCAGCCTGGCTCCCACCTACGAGCGTCCGGCGGCGCCGTCGCCTACCGCCTGGCCGACCGGCCCGTCGTACAAGGCCGATGCGCCCGCCGGCGCGACAGCGGTGTCCGACATCGCCTGGCGCGAGTTCTTTGCCGACGCGCGCCTGCGCCAGGTGATCGAACTGGCGCTGGCCAACAACCGTGACCTGCGCGTGTCGATCCTGAATATCGAGAAAGCGCGTGCGACGTATGGCATCGAACGCGCCGCGCTGATCCCGACCTTGTCGGCCGCGGGCGGCCAGACGGCGACCCGCATTCCGCGCAACCAGAGCGCCAACGACGAAGCGTCGATCACGCGCCAGTACACGGCCAACCTGGGGATCTCCGCGTACGAGCTGGACTTCTTCGGCCGCGTGCGCAGCCTGTCCGACAGCGCGCTGGAGCAATACCTGGGCACGGAAGAAGCCCGCCGCGCACAGCAGATCAGCCTGGTGTCCGAAGTGGCCAGCAGCTATCTGAACCTGGTGGCGGACCAGCAGCGCCTGCGCGTGGCGCAGGACACCCTGCGCAGCCAGCAGTCGAGCTACACCCTGGCCGAGCGCCGCTTCAATGCGGGCGCCACCTCGGGCCTGGACAAGTACGACGCCCAGACCAGCGTCGAGCTGGCCCGTTCCGACGTGGCCGTCTACACCAGCCAGGTCGCGCTCGACCAGAACGCGCTGGCTTTGCTGGTTGGCAGCAGCGTGCCGGCCGAATTGTTGCCACAAGCCGAATTCGGCGCCGTGACATCGCTGGCCGACATTCCGGCCGGCGTGCCGTCGGACGTGCTGCAACGCCGTCCCGACGTGCTGGTGGCCGAGCGTACTTTGCGCTCCGCCAACGCGAATATCGGCGCGGCGCGCGCGGCCTTCTTCCCGCGCATTTCGTTGACGGCCACCGCCGGCTCGGTCAGCAACAACCTGTCCGACCTGTTCAAGGCCGGCAGCGGCAGCTGGAGTTTCATTCCGCAGATCAGCCTGCCGATCTTCGATGGCGGCGTAAACCGCGCCAACCTCGATATCGCCAAGGTGAATCGTGAAATCTCGGTGGCGCAATACGAAAAGGCGATCCAGGTCGCCTTCCGTGAAGTGTCCGATGCGCTGGCCCAGCGCGGCACCATCGACGAGCGCCTGCAATCGCAGGAAGCGCTGGTCGAGGCGTCGACGAAGAGCTATACCATCCAGGATGCGCGCTACAAGCAGGGCGCGGAAACCTACCTGAACGCCCTGATCGCCCAGCGCGCGCTGTACACCGCGCAGCAAAGCCTGATCACGGCGCGCCTGGCCAAATCGACCAACCTGGTGACCTTGTACAAGGTGCTGGGTGGCGGTTGGCAGCCTGAGCAAACAGCCGTCGCAGCGGCTGGCGCTGCCCAGTAATCACGGGCACGCCGACGCCGGTCTTGCCCGCAAGGGCAGGGCCGGCGCGCAACGGGAAAAATCATGACTCAAGAGAAAAAACATCCTAGCCTGGAGCGCGCCAACAGCCGCCGCAAACAGGTGCTGGATGCGGCCGCCTGCTGTTTCAGCCGGCATGGCTTTCACGGCGCCAGCATGGCGGAAATTTCGAAGACCGCCGGCATGAGCGCCGGCCATATCTACAACTACTTCGACAGCAAGGACGCCATCATCGCCGCGTTTGTCGAGCAGAACATGGAACGCGTGTCGAACATCATGCACGACCTGGCGCAACGGGAAGATCCGCTGCAGGCGATGATCGACGACGTCGAGAAGCGCGTGCAGGAATGCCTGGACCCGAGCATCTGGGCGGTGCCGCTCGAAATCCACTCGGAAGCGTCGCGCAACCCGAAGATCGCCGCCACCATGCAGGCGGCCGACAAGCGCTCGCGCGGCCAGCTGTTCGCCATCGTCACGGCCGCCCGCGAAAAGCGCGGCCTGCCCGCCGGCGCCGACCTGGTGGAAGGGCGCATCAACGCCATGATCGCCATGTACCAGGGCCTGGCCGTGCGCCATGTGCACAATCCGGGCGTGCTGAACCCCGGCCTGGTCGAAGGCATACGCACCGCCATGCGCGCGTTGATGCTGGGCGAATAAAGCAGCCGATGCGGGTTCTTGATTTCAGCAATGAATCGCGTGGAAAGCATGGCAAAAACCCAAATCCGTCTGCTATAATCTTTACCTCGTCGGGGCGTAGCGCAGCCTGGTAGCGTACGTGCATGGGGTGCACGGGGTCGGAGGTTCGAATCCTCCCGTCCCGACCATAAGAATCAAGGACTTGCAGCGAAAGCTGTATGTAAACCCAGCGCTGTATATTATACGATTGTATAATATACAGCGCTGGGTTTTTCCGTTTACGTGCTTCATTCCAGCCAGGGGAGCGACATCGGGATTTCCGACACATCAGGGATTACTTCCTTGATATAAGTGTCCGTTGTCTTGGCGGACGTGTGAACCAGTCGCTTCTGGATATCTTTACGGTCTTCGCCGCGTCGTGCGGCTACCCGTATATCCATCGTCGCGGTGGCAAAGGAGCTGATCGTGTCGAAGTCCGCGGCCTACATCAAGAAGGTGTGAATCCATAAGGGCTGAAAGAACAGATGGCGCGGCTCAGCACGCTGCGGCCAGGCGTCTGACCGATATGTGCGCCCGCGCGGCGGATGAGGGCCTGCGTCTGCTCAGCCAGCTATGGCTTGAACGATAAGGGCCTACTTCCCGGAACACGCCCGGTGCCTGTATTATCGACAGACGATATCTTTCTTTTGAGGGGCTATGGGACCATTGCAAATAAATCAGTCAACTACAAATATCCATCAGGATGCAGGTGTCGGCTATGATCCGCTGTTGCAAGAGTTGGTGAGGGAGCTTAATGCTACCTGCAGTCAAGGGATCCCGATTACGCTCCAGATCCAAGCAATGCTCGTATCGGGGGTGATTATCAACGGTCGCGAGTATTACATTCAATTTGCCGAGCACCACATATCCTCTCTAGGCCTGGTGGATGCAAAATCGGAAGAGGTGCGGAAGCATTATGTAGATATGGCTCATAGTCTGTATCCAAGGGTGGATGATAGAAAAGGCCTGGAGACGCAGCAAATGCCGGCGATGATCCACTTGGCCGATGCAAGGCTATACACATTGCAAGGGCTGCCTATCACCTCGGGCATGCGGCTTTGGCGCGGTAAGATTGAAGCGGTTAGTGGATTTCTACTTGGGCGAATTGAAGAGTCGGTGCCTGTAAGATGAAATATCTGCCCCGGAATAAAGTGTCCGGTACAGTACCTCTTTGTATTTACCTGAGAACTGGGTCAAGCAGTTAATCACTCTGAAAAGCTTGCCACGCTGCGGGCTTTTTTATGTGCATCAGGCCGTGACAATCTCAAACTCTCGGCCAAGTGCATGCATGGCTTCTTCGATGGCGTCGATCTTTGTGGTGTGTGCCAGGTCCAGCAATCGCGTGACTTCCTGGGGCTTTACACCTAGGCGCCGGGCCAGCTCAGCCGGGCGCATATCCTGCGCGGCCATTTCATTGAGCAGCAGTACCTTGGCGCTGACGCTGGCCGGTAGGCTGATAAGGCGCTCGCCAGGCTGCGCCGCTGAAGGTACGGGCGTGGCGCGGCGGTCCTCGAAGTAGAAATCCATCGCACTTGCAAGGGCAGAGCGGGCTTCGGCCAATGCTTCGGCCTCATCATCGCCTTGTGCGATCGCTTCGGGGATATCACGGAACGTGACGACATAGCCGCCTTCTGGTGCCGGGGAAAAAGTTGCAGGGTATTTCATATAGCTCCTTTTCATGGGGAGAGTCGGCGCGGTGCCGGAAAGGCCCTTTCAGGGAATTTCCTCATTTCAGGTTGAGTTGTTTTTTGACACCTTCGACAAGTCCTGTTTTCAGTTCCTTGCCTGGATGCCTCGGTAAGATGGTCTGTTTGCCGTTTAGATAAACTTTCAAGTGATTTGTGCCTTCCTTGAAAGTCGCCCCTTTTAGCTTGAGCCATCGAACAAACTCACTCTGCTTCACCGCGCCCCCGATGCTTGGTTCGATGGAATGAGTATAAGCAAAAATGTTTGTATTTAAAAGTATTATCAACAAAATTGCTTATATTTTTTTGATCGGCCGGATGCGCGCGTGAGCATGCCACGCAGGAATTTTTGCACTTCGCGCCTATCGCTCATTTTTCTCTGTCAGTCGTTTTCAATACTTTTATCAGGTTGACCTGCGCAGGCCGCTCTTGCCGGGCACGTAGAGCTATACGTTTTACCACTTGGTGAGCGGGCCCTGCGCCACGGCAATCTCGCTGGCTTGGGGGGCAGGTCGCAACGTCCTGCTGGTTGGCGAGCAGGTGTGTGGGGCGACGTCGATTACCTCCGTTCTCGCCAAGTCAGGTTGCTGCTGGCAATGTTGATATCTCGAAGTGATATGGCAGGCAAGATATAATGCGTCGCTGCCCTTCAGCCGTGAAATAATCGATGTTGAACAGTGCCTCCTCAAGACAGATGTCACCGCGCCATCCTTCACGCTCGACTGTAATGAATACTTTGTTACTTCCGAGGCCGAGATTGCCACCGCAATAGAAGATCGTCGGACGAGGCCTGCCTGGCGGAATCTCTGGTAACACGTCCGGCCATGTTTTTCGGCGCGCAGCAGGTGGGTACCTCATTTCATCCTGCTGCAGCATCACACGCTTGACGATCAAGGTGCCTTGCCACAGTGGATATTGCTCGGGCAATACCTGGCGCTCATCAATGATGCGATCTGCATCGCCGCGAGTGAGCATGCAATACAACAGATCGTATTTCTCGGTCAGGATGTTGTACAGAGGTTCGCTGTCAGAGCCATTTGGATCCATATCGAATATCGTGCTCATGAGATACCTCCGTCAGCGACGGTCCAGCCATCGATGAAATTCACGAACTCCCCGATATCGTCGAGGTAGCGCATCGCTGCGCGTATCAAGGAGTTTGCGCGGTTGCCTTCGGGCTCGAATCGAATGCCCTCGTTAATTGCAAGAAACAAAAGTTCGCAGGCAATTGTGACGGCACAGTCAACATTACAGCGCTCGCCGCTGACAGTGGCGCGTAACGCGGCGAGTTCGTCGTCAGTGGCGCCATCAAAGGTATTTGTCCATGCATTCAACAGCGTGTCGTTAGCGGTAACGCCTTTGATTTCAGTGAAAATCTCGTCACGAATTTCATCGCGGCAGTTGTCGCGCCACTGGAGCAGAGTCGTTGTTGCGCGCAGATCATCTTCATTACGGTTCCACACGGCAGCCGCCTTCGTAGCGCGGAAGATCACGCTTTCAAGAGTAGGCTTTTGTATGCCGGGCTCATCGCTGAGCGAGCCGATTGGCGCCTTTCTGTCTTGCGACAAAGACTGGTCACTTGTGTCTGGTGGCAACATTATTCCATTGCTGTGATCTTCCATAATTTTTCTCCAAAAATTCAGGGTGTGATGTACCCTCCAGCGCGTGAACGCAGGGTGGATTTTTATTGATTGCGGCTGCAACCCTTGGTATTTTTTGCGCGTTAGAGCGACGCCCCTTGCGGCTTGTCAGGCGGTTTTAATAGTGAAGCCTGGATCAAATGAATGGCATATTCATGCCAATTAATCTGATCGCCGACTTGATGGTTTTTCGCTTGGAATGGGCGGGACTGGCACCTTGGCCATCCTGTTGCCAATGAAGTCGATGGCGCGACCTGCCTGCAGCCGCGCAGCAAGCATGCCGAAGCCAAAATCGCCAATCTCCCGTTTGCTATATCATGGTTCTCATCCATCAGGGAGGACCGGCCATGTCAGCTTACCAGCAGGCGCAGCAGCAGCGTGCGAACAAGAAATTGGCGGAAAAGCTGGCGCTGGAAGAGAAGGAAAGAGCGCGTCTTGCGGCCATTTCTGCCTTCCTGGCCGTCACCATCAAGGGGATGGAGCGGTTTGAAAAAATCTTTGAAGAGGAGCGGCAGACGATCGCCGGCGATGGCGGCACCTGCCAGGTGAAAAGCTCGCACTCCGACGCTTCCTACAGCACGGCGATGATTTTTTCGCTGGCCGCGAATACGGATATCCGGGGCGGCGCGCCGGTCGTGACGATTACCCTGACCGGCAAGGCCGATGGTACGGCGGTGTTGCACGGCAAGGCCAAGCTGAATATCGGTTCGACCTATGAGCCATCCCAGCTTGGGTACAAGGACGACCTGAAGCTGGCGTCGCCGACCTTCGAGCAGGATGTAAAGCAGTATCTGTGCGAGCTGTATATCAATGCCTTCGAATTCATCGATAAATACACGATCGCCAAATGATCCTTCGGCAGGGCCCTGCTGCGCCAGTCGCTGTCAAGCGCGCTGGAGGTTCATGGGGCGCCTGTCCCTGAATCTCAGCCTCAAAAAAATTATAAAAGTGAAACTATTGATATGAAAATACCATCATAATTATGATTTTTTTAATGACATCTGGTAACATTCGATTTCCAAATAAAAACCAAAGGGATCAATATGTTCGTGTCAAAAATCAAGGCCATCGTGCTGACCACTGTGCTGGCCATGGCTGCCGGCGGTGCGCAGGCGGAGGTGATCACATTTAACGATAGCACGGTTGCAAACCATACGGTTTTGACTTCCTACACCGAGAGCGGCTATGCATTCACCCTCAAATCAGGGTCGGCCTACTTGACCGATGCGAATGTCGGTGGTGGCGCCGCATCAAGTACCTTCACTTACAACGGCACGGATTTCCTGATACTGAACGGCTCGGTAACGATGACCAACGCCGCCCACACGCCATTTTCGGTAAGCAGCATCGATCTGGGTAATTTCTACTACGCGTATCCCAGCACGGCGATGCTGACCGGCACGCGGGCCGACGGCACCACCGTGAGCCAGAGTTTCACCTCCTCTATCACAAACCAAAGCAGCACGACCGACTTCACGACCCGGGCCTTGACGAATTTCACCAATCTGACCGCCTTCAATATCCAGCAGACTTCGGGCGTCTACTACGCGTCGGTGGATAATATCAACGTATCGGCGGTGCCGGAACCATCGACCTGGGGCATGCTGGGCCTGGGCCTGATGTTGGTCGCCGGCGCGCTGCGCCGCAAGAAATCGGCATAAGTTTTCGCCGCGCCCATCACCTGGCGCAGCGAGCCGACCAGCGCCCCGCGGGGCGCTTTTTGCTGGGCGGTCACTTTGATAGTGGCCAGGGTAGCACTTCTCCCGATCTGCGCACAAGCGACCCACCGTCCCGTCATATAATAGGATACCAATCTCATCCACTCATCGCATCGCCTTTTTGCCCGGTACAACCTCCGTGACTCAGCTCCTTGCCCCACCTTCGATCGCCCCGCTCAACCACGACCTGAACTGGCTGTCCGGCGGCGGCGAGATGGGTGCGCTGATCCGTACCATCGACTGGTCGGCCACCTCGCTGGGGCCGCTGGAAAGCTGGCCGCAAAGCCTTCGTACGTCCGTCAGCCTGTGCCTGTCGTCGACCTTCCCGATCCTGGTGGCGTGGGGGCCGGAGGACGTGCAGATCTATAACGACGCGTATCGCCCGATCTGCGGCGCCAAGCATCCGGAATCGATGGGCGAGCCGTTCAAGGTGTGCTGGGCCACGGCCTTGCCGGTGGTCGGCGACGCCTTCGACCGCGCGCATGAGGGCGAAGGCGCGTATATCCGCGACCAGCGCATGTTCCTCGACCGCTACGGCTACCTGGAAGAAGCCTTCATGACGTTCTCGT is a window of Janthinobacterium sp. J1-1 DNA encoding:
- a CDS encoding efflux RND transporter permease subunit, with translation MARFFIDRPIFAWVVAIVIMLAGIISILSLPIAQYPSIAPPSISISGSYPGASAKTVEDAVTQVIEQKMKGIDGLRYMSSSSDSTGGISITLTFTNGTNPDIAQVQVQNKLQLATPLLPTAVTQQGLVVAKATKNFMIVFGFISEDGSMNQTDLSDYVAANVVDPLSRVPGVGDVTLFGSQYAMRIWLDPAKLQSFQLTPADVITSIQAQNAEVSAGELGGAPAVAGQQLNATVSAQSRLQTAEQFGAILLKTTTSGAQVTLKDVARMELGRENYNTVARYNGNAATGIAIKLATGANALDTATAVKAMVDTLGKQFPAGMKAVVAFDTTPFVKLSIEEVVKTLVEAVVLVFLVMYLFLQNFRATLIPTMAVPVVLLGTFGILNAFGYSINTLTMFAMVLAIGLLVDDAIVVVENVERVMSEEGLSPLEATRKSMTQITGALVGIAMVLSAVFVPMAFFAGSTGVIYRQFSITIVSSMVLSVIVAMVFTPALCATILKPVEKGHHATNKGFFGWFNRSFDRSSEKYQGFVGSMITHRLRSMLMYAVLLVALVLVFMRLPTSFLPEEDQGILFTQIQLPTGATQERTLGVIKQVEKHFMTNEKATVASVFAVAGFSFGGNGQNTGIAFVRLKDWSERKAGDAKASAVAGRAMGALLQLKDAMVFTFAPPAVLELGNATGFDMQLQDTGGVGHDALMAARNQLLGMAAQNPIMVGVRPNGQEDTPQYKIDIDQQKATSLGLKIDEINRVLSVGWGSAYVNDFIDRGRVKKVYMQGEANSRMLPEDLNKWYVRNTAGEMVPFSAFATGKWIYASPRLERYNGLPSMEILGTPAPGQSTGAAMNAMEEMVAKLPPGIGLSWTGTSLEERESGSQTPQLYAISLLIVFLCLAALYESWSIPFSVLLVVPLGVIGTVLGTWLFGLSNDVYFQVGLLTVVGLSAKNAILIVEFAKEMQESGMSLLDATLHAVRLRLRPILMTSIAFGLGVLPLAISSGAGSGSQNAIGIGVLGGMLSATFLGIFFVPVFFVLVRGFFSKSDDKTTPSTPATAPAVTLSKDAH
- the adeC gene encoding AdeC/AdeK/OprM family multidrug efflux complex outer membrane factor, which produces MKKTLLSMAALALLAGCSLAPTYERPAAPSPTAWPTGPSYKADAPAGATAVSDIAWREFFADARLRQVIELALANNRDLRVSILNIEKARATYGIERAALIPTLSAAGGQTATRIPRNQSANDEASITRQYTANLGISAYELDFFGRVRSLSDSALEQYLGTEEARRAQQISLVSEVASSYLNLVADQQRLRVAQDTLRSQQSSYTLAERRFNAGATSGLDKYDAQTSVELARSDVAVYTSQVALDQNALALLVGSSVPAELLPQAEFGAVTSLADIPAGVPSDVLQRRPDVLVAERTLRSANANIGAARAAFFPRISLTATAGSVSNNLSDLFKAGSGSWSFIPQISLPIFDGGVNRANLDIAKVNREISVAQYEKAIQVAFREVSDALAQRGTIDERLQSQEALVEASTKSYTIQDARYKQGAETYLNALIAQRALYTAQQSLITARLAKSTNLVTLYKVLGGGWQPEQTAVAAAGAAQ
- a CDS encoding TetR/AcrR family transcriptional regulator, whose product is MTQEKKHPSLERANSRRKQVLDAAACCFSRHGFHGASMAEISKTAGMSAGHIYNYFDSKDAIIAAFVEQNMERVSNIMHDLAQREDPLQAMIDDVEKRVQECLDPSIWAVPLEIHSEASRNPKIAATMQAADKRSRGQLFAIVTAAREKRGLPAGADLVEGRINAMIAMYQGLAVRHVHNPGVLNPGLVEGIRTAMRALMLGE
- a CDS encoding type II toxin-antitoxin system HicB family antitoxin, with the protein product MKYPATFSPAPEGGYVVTFRDIPEAIAQGDDEAEALAEARSALASAMDFYFEDRRATPVPSAAQPGERLISLPASVSAKVLLLNEMAAQDMRPAELARRLGVKPQEVTRLLDLAHTTKIDAIEEAMHALGREFEIVTA
- a CDS encoding type II toxin-antitoxin system HicA family toxin — translated: MIILLNTNIFAYTHSIEPSIGGAVKQSEFVRWLKLKGATFKEGTNHLKVYLNGKQTILPRHPGKELKTGLVEGVKKQLNLK
- a CDS encoding PEP-CTERM sorting domain-containing protein (PEP-CTERM proteins occur, often in large numbers, in the proteomes of bacteria that also encode an exosortase, a predicted intramembrane cysteine proteinase. The presence of a PEP-CTERM domain at a protein's C-terminus predicts cleavage within the sorting domain, followed by covalent anchoring to some some component of the (usually Gram-negative) cell surface. Many PEP-CTERM proteins exhibit an unusual sequence composition that includes large numbers of potential glycosylation sites. Expression of one such protein has been shown restore the ability of a bacterium to form floc, a type of biofilm.); its protein translation is MFVSKIKAIVLTTVLAMAAGGAQAEVITFNDSTVANHTVLTSYTESGYAFTLKSGSAYLTDANVGGGAASSTFTYNGTDFLILNGSVTMTNAAHTPFSVSSIDLGNFYYAYPSTAMLTGTRADGTTVSQSFTSSITNQSSTTDFTTRALTNFTNLTAFNIQQTSGVYYASVDNINVSAVPEPSTWGMLGLGLMLVAGALRRKKSA